From Fusarium musae strain F31 chromosome 8, whole genome shotgun sequence:
AGAAGCCGACGACTTGGTCATCTTGTAACTTTTCGTCATCAACAGCTACAACAAGATGGGACTCTGGCGATGCTAGACTTGATGCTTTGCGTGCAAAACGCCAGTCATATGCTGCTTCGCCATCGGGGAGGTCTGTTGGTTGTAGGTGAGGGGGAAATAAGCGTCGTGACAGAGCATCTGTGTTGGGGTGGAAAGCCGAGGTTGCGATACGAGCTATTGCAGGAAGATGCTCTTCCGAGGCTTCGACCAAGCTGATTGTCATGATTTCGATGTAATACAAAGTTGAGATGTGTTTGGAAGGATGGTGAGAGGGATCCATGTGAAGCCAAAAAATGGCGGATGAGAGATCCACTAAAGTTGCGCCCTAGATGACATGGCATTAGCGCCCTTTCGCTCCAGGGCGATTATTCTGCTGCCGCCGAATATTGGAGAATTTCAACGTACGATTTCGTCGATATATCACAGTAGAAACTGTCTTTTATGGATATCCGTGGTTGTTGTGCAATTGTATCTAACATCTACAATGCGTGAGAGCTTGAAGAGAAACGTGGGGCAAAGGACATTGTTAGATTCCACTAAATGAGGTTaagcatcttcttgttccgCGGAGCCAAGGCATTATAAATTACAACTTTATACAGGTATCaatatctaaatattatagcaCCACTATACCGTCTGTGTTGGTTTCTTCTTCGATTTGTTTCCGTCCTGTTATGCCGATATGTTCGTCTGGGTTCCATACATTGCGATACTGGTTGGTACTTTCGGTCCAGTACCGACACCTCCATGACCCTCAAATGCAGCCAAGGTTGATCCAGTAAGCTCATTGCTTCCTTGATCCTGGAGACAGATGGTGCTGTCTCCATCATCCGATCGATGGAGCCAATTCTTGATACCAACCAGCAAGGGCTTGAAAGTCGGAAGGCAAGCACAAGTTATTCCAGACACGATCTCTGCCATGGACCATGAAGCTGCTGTAACGTTCCACCATGTCATGTCTGTAACGGGGTCGAGCCACTGCACGCGGAGAATACCGATCGCGAGAGTACTGaagaatatattagtaaatgaCATGGAAATCTAGTTGTAACACTTACAGTGTTCCAAGGCCGAAAATACCACTGAGATAAATCTTCTGGGATCGTGGAAGCTGAAGTTTCCAAACAATTGGTAGAGGCATGACGATGATTGCGAAGTCAGTGACAATGTGCACGATGCCACTGATGAGCCATATAGTAGGCTGCGCCAGGAGGCAGCGTCCCTTGACACCTGCATCCCAAAAAGATTGAATTGGTGTGCAAAAGAAGAATACTCCAATGCCTTGGTAGGTGCCccagaggatgatgaaaccGAGTGCGCCCAAGTATAGCCATCTCATGTTAGAGACAGACATGATTCGGTAATAGTGGATTAGAAATGTCAACTTGATGGCGAAAAGCGCGTAGGTATAGAACAAGATCGATATCCAGAAGCACTGCAGGCTAAATGTCAGAGGATTCTCCATATGGGTGGAGGTCTGGCCCACGTACTCGGAGGTAAAGGGATATCTGTTGAGAGGATAATGTATAGACATGTCGACCCAGTCCATAATGCGTCACTGCGATCCTAGCTTAGCGACTGTTGTTGATATAGAGAAGAGACACATACTGGCGATGATGGACGATCCACAGCCTAAGATACAGGCCTAAAGTAAATGGATTTAGAAATATTTTGTCTcggaatatatttatttgACTTACTAGAGCCACCACTGCAGTCACATCGTCAAGCCCCAGCATCTGTCTCTGCCGCCGACACCAGAGTCGTAACCCGACCATCAGGACTGACAGAGCCATCAGCGAAACCGATACTCCAATCACGACTCCGGACCTAGACTCGGCCGCCTTTGCTGCCATCTCTTCGGGTGTCATATTCATGTTGTTGTGGATATCGGTGCAGGGGCCGAGGGTAGTGAGACGTCACGATGAACCAACGTTGGATCCAGGGCCAGGGGTCGGGGTTCATCCTCCTGTTATTCCCCAGTCGATCGGAGGATCATCGAGCCGTCATTCCCATAAGGTTGATGGTAACAGGCACTGGAATGTGGCTATCCCAGCTTCGTGGATGAAATCGGGTTTAAGCAGCGCCCAGATCCGAGAGACCTATCAGAAAAGAGGATTTCAACGCCCCATGGCTGGCTAGATCGTACTGGACCTGGCGCCTTGTCCGAACACAGCTGAATGTTCTCGTCATTAGGGAATTACGGGCGTTGCAATGGGAATAACCCTACGGAACAATGTTTGGAAAAGGTTGTTTGGATGCCGATTGATAAATCTAGTTCGTAAGGAATTCGTCGGAATgatgcttttatatttagttgcCTTTGGCGCATCACTTGGCTTTCGTAACAACCGCGACGTTGATCTCAATGCCTGTCGACAACATTGAGTCAATCAAGCCATCGTCTCAAGAGTAAGCACTACTCCAAAAGGCTTATTTGGCTTTCGATGTTCGGCTTTCTGGTAAATCTCCCTGGTCTTGCTAGACTGGATAACGAAACGTCGATTCCCTTGACAACATAGCAAGCCTCGAGATCCTAGACGGACTGCAAGATCCTTATGAAAATGCATCACGCGGCATCGTTCTTCATCCGATTGAGAGTATCTATTTTCCGAAAGACGACAGCCCAGCGGGTCGGAACCTTCTGAAGCAGAGCAATCTTGTCTATGGGACGAGGCCTACCATATGCGCATCGGCTCTGAAGCTGCATCGACTCAATCGATGGCAGATGGCAGTCCGACGTGGCACTTAGAAGTCTCTACAATATTATGAGTTGATAAAGGGAAGTACGAATGGCTTTGTATTTCGTCCACCATTCTTATCGCGTACATTTTACAGCTAAATGCTTACCATTTAGTGTCAAACTCTAAATCTCTCCTCCATGGAAATGGGGCTACATTTACTACAGCTTTGAGACTAAGAGGCGGCGTATCGAAAGCCTTATAGTCAGCTCGAAAGTGCATAGATATGTCATGGACAAGTCTGTCTGGCTCCCGCCAGTTACGGCTCGCGAATGAAAGCACTTGACGCGACCCCGAAGGTCCATTCGATCTGGAACCTTTTGTCGACAAGATATTCTTCGTGCATGTAATCTTGGACTTAGCCGAGACTGAAATTGCACATGGGCTGGTTCCCTATAGTAAGAGCTTTACATTCAGCAGAGGACGAAAGCCTTTCGCTGTGTTTTGTGTTAGCCAAACACGGCCAAGGTGCGACGAGTGCACGAAAACAAATTGGTTCGGTCATCTGCGCATCTTTGCAATTGCCTGAACAACCACTATCACATCACACCGCTAACCCGCAACGGCAGTGGTGTATGTTGTCTTACATTCAGCTGCGCCTGAATCAATATGTGGTCCAAATACGGAAGCCAAGTTGGAAGTCCTAACGCATTGCAGAAACTCTTGCTAAAGTAGTGAAAGCGTGATATGCATAGCAGCTTCACTGTCTTTGTAGCTTGTACTGGACTTTCTCTTCTGCTAGTGTATTGAATGTTGTATCAATACATGCAGTCCTGTATGAGCTGAGACACGGCAACAAGCTGAATACGACGTGTGAGATTTACCCCTCACTTATACCACTTACAGCACATTCTGCATTCTGCATAAGAAACTGCCGTAATTATCTGCAGGATGGGATGTGATAGCGACGGCAGAGATGCCGGGCCGTTCCTAGTCTATAGCACTGTATCTCCTTACAAGAAGGACGAAGTCCTCGTCTTTGGTCTTGCCCCGGGCTCTGATCTGGCATGACCAGGTGAATCTCTTGAAGCGAGAACAGCAACAACGAGATCCGAGCATTTTGATATCATTTTAAACATAATGGCTTactcaaactcaaactcaGACGTCTTTGATGTCGTGGTTGTTGGCGGAGGACCCGTTGGCCTGGCCGCAGGATACGAAGTCGCCAAAGCTGGAAGCACGGTAATGATTCTTGAACAGAATAACTTTTTCAACCAAGCCGGCAGTTCTGGTGACTTGGCCCGCATGTTTCGCACTATGTGAGTCTATCACAGAATAAATTCTGAGGACTCGGCTGATAGGATAGGTACACTGAGGAGTTCATGGCCAAGCTCGCAGTTGAAGCTATGAAGCATTGGGATGCTCTTGAGAAAGATGCTGGAGTGTCGCTTCGTTGGATGGGAGGTCTTCTGAACTTTGGGGACAAGGATATGGGTGGCGATACTCCAGAAGGTAAGACACTTATGCTTTTGAGATGCCGTACTAACGAGGGTAGGATCACTTCTGGGACCCAAGGCGAACTTGGACAAGTTTGGAATGTTCTACAAGGAGCGTATGTATGCTCACTCTCATTCTACCTTCTTAATCTGACCAATACAGTGACTGCTGCGCAAATCGAAGAGCAATATCccttcaagaacctcgatcCCAAGTGGATCGGACTCTTCGCTCCTGATAACGGTGTCATCAACgtccaactcctcctccgcaCCTTATACAGTCTTGCCAAGGACTACGGTGCCCAAGCAAAGCAGCATACTCAGGTCAAGCAGCTTCGGCCTCTGGACAGTGATAGGTCCATCTGGGAAGTCCACGCGATGGTTCATGACAAAGAGGTCAAATACTTGACAAAGAAGATCATTATCACCAGTGGAGCTTACGTCAATCATGTCTTGAAACCAAGCTTCAGCATCGGCCTGAGACTGGAAATTTGGGAAATGGTTGCTACctacttcaacaccaaccccGGACCAAACGGCACAATCTTTCCCAGTAAGTGTACATTCATGTTGTGATTCAGATTACTGACAGGTGGTGAGGTATGTGGTTCCAGTTCGGACCATCGGTGAACGGCAGGTCCCAACTCTTCTACGGCTTCCCAGCCTTGCCATGGGGCCCACCGAATGTTGTGAGAATTGCAGTAGATGCTGCTACTCGAACGATTGACGACCCAAGCCAGCGCCAGGCCAATGTTCTTGATCCAAGAGATATTCAAGACACTCAAGATTTCGTCAGAGACCATGTCGTCGGCGTTGACGCTACCGTTCCGGCCTCGACTGTTAGTTGTCTCCAGACCAATGTTTTTGGTAAGATCATCGAAACACTGTCTTTGTACATGCTAATACAAGTAGATAACATGTTTGTGCTGGACTTCTTGCCAGAGAAGTACCTCCAAGGTGGCGCGGAGAAGAGTATTGCTATCTTCACCGCTGGCTGGGCTATGAAGTTTGTGCCAACTTTGGGCAAGGCACTTGCTGAGATGGCGTTGACTGGAAAGTCTGACTACAAGCTGGATGAGTTCTCCATCACTCGTCCTGCTCCGAAAGGAAAGGAGATTATCGTCGAGGATCCTGTGTCCATCAATGCATCTGCAAAGAAAGAGGCAACactgtctctgtctcgtAGCGATTGCACACAGTCTCAAGGATCTTCATGCCGCTCTTGCTGAAACATGGGTTAGTGTACTTGAAGCTCGTACATTTCTACAATACGAAAACTATTCCTTTTGACAAGCCCGATTCTTCGGGTTATTCTTCCGAAGTCCATTGCTAAGTCGCCCATTTCGTAGCTGAAATAGGAATAGCACGAACTTCAGACGAAAGCGACTGAATTGCCAAAGGCCCGATTGGCCGCATTCCACCAAGGGGTCCAGTCCGCTTCGGAGGGGTTCATGCGGGGTACTTTTGGTGTAGCAAGTGAGCTCTTTTCGATATCGGACTTGATGACCGAGAATTTTAATCTCCCTCTTAAAAtaatcttcatcctcgttgTCCTGAATAGTCTTTAGATCCTCAAATATTCGAAAGAAATCTCAAAATGGgtggcaacaacaacacagtGGGTGCCTACTACGCACCAAAGGGCGGCTTGCCCCCACAAACCCAAATCCTCACCGACCGGGCCATGTTCACCGAGTCTTACGCCGTCATCCCTAAAGGCTGCTTCAGCGACATTGTCACCAGCTTCCTCCCATTCTGGGAGCAAACACGACTATGGGTTATTGCTCGCCCACTTTCGGGCTTTGCTGAGACATTCTCTCAGTACATCATGGAGGTTCAACCAGGCGGTGGCAGTGACCGTGCTGAGATGGATGACACTGCTGAGGGTGTCTTGTTCGTTGTCGAGGGTGAAATCACCGTTACACTAGCTGGCGAAGCTCACACTCTTTCATCGGGAGGTTATGCCTTCCTCCCTCCCAAGAGCGGCTGGACGCTCCGCAACAACTCTAGCGAGCCAGCTCGTTTCCACTGGGTCCGCAAAGCCTACGAATCTGTCCCTGGACTTGATGCACCCGAGGCCTTCTTCGCgaatgagaaggatattgaGCCCAGAGAAATGCCCGATACGAATGGAGCTTGGGCGACAACGCGCTTCGTTGACCCTACCGATGTTCGACATGACATGCATGTGAACATTGTGACTTTCCAGCCTGGTGGTATCATTCCCTTCGCTGAGACACATGTGATGGAGCACGGTCTTTATGTTCTTGAGGGAAAGGCTGTTTACCGACTGAATCAGGATTGGGTCGAGGTTGAAGCTGGTGACTTTATGTGGTTGCGAGCTTTTTGTCCCCAAGCTTGCTATGCTGGTGGACCTGGCAAGTTCAGATACTTGTTGTACAAGGATGTAAACCGACACGCGAAACTATCTAGGTAGATACAATACACAAAAATGCGGAAGTATCATGATCCTTATCTCAGACTTACAAAGCGATTGAATCGGCATTTTTAATCACCAGACCTCTGTCTTGGGTTATCACTGCAGTGTGGTGCGTTCTAAACAGGAGGTTCTGCAGCCTGTGGCTTCAGCAGTTTGTTGTGGACATAGCTCGTCGCGACAGTACAACTAATACATGCGACCAAAGGTAGtggaaaatacgggatcccgtccgctctcccatagtcaagccactaaccggcggattagtagttgggtcggtgacgaccagcgaatccccgctgttgcATGTTTTTTTGCAAGTTGCAGTAATTGCATTTTCTGTGTTTGTTGTCATCATGCAATCTGTTGCTGTGAGGTGCTGGCGCGGTCGCAATGTTGAGGCAAGTCTTGTGAGAGCTTTTTCCCCATTGACTTTTTTTTCAATGTCGTGTATAGTGGGCTCATGCGTCTATGGACTCTGCTTCGACTGCCAACCGCAACCCCACTACAGCAGGTTACAACCTGTTCATCTTCCGTAGTATAGTGGTCAgtatgcaagcttgtcacgctTGAGACCCGGGTTCAATTCCCGGCGGGAGAGATCCAGCCACCTGTAATATACAGGCAATTCTTTTTTGCCAATTGGGTTGTTGCTCTATTGACAGACAGCATTATCTGCAGCGGTGCTATGTGTACGCTTTTATTTTGCAATGGCTCAGGACtgataataaacttaaaaggtTGTGCGCTGGAGGGCTACTGGGCCACTGTCTCAGGCGCTTTGGTTACCCTGAAGAACTGATGTCAGACAATTGAGAGATGGTTGAATGGGCGCCTAAGCACCAAAGTCAAGGGAATCTTCCATAGGACAGAGTCCCgccagaagagaaaaggagagaGAGCCTCTTTTTGAGTCTATTAAACTTACCATGAGGGGTTGTGTCGaacttaaaagaaagaaaactggTCAGCAATTGCATGATTAGGACAACCTTAGTGTGACGTCGCATCTCGATTTGCGCAAAGGAATTAACACCAATATTCTACGACAGAAGCAACAACCTGTGGACTATCGAAGTTACCGTAAACGCACCGATTGCTATATTGCAAAAGTCATAAGGATATTGACACGTGTTTTTGTGTTTGACTGCGGTCGCGTCGTATTGTGAGCCCCGCCAACGACGCGAACGACGAAGGTAGAGAAACTTGTCTTGCTAGGAACTACCAGAACCAAAACAATTGCTCAGTGGATCCATCTGGCGTTCAATTCCAGACTGGAAACAAACAGGACCTGAGAGTTGGCTCATAAATGTCTTTTGCTGACTGGTTTGAAGAGGAGCCGGTGAGCCACAGTAGAAGCCCGTAACTGAACGTGTTCAATCACCAACTGTGCATTTATTTATTTGTGGACGCCTACGAATTGACCAAACAGACCAGAAAACGacaaaaagagataaaagaaCATCGACAACGGCAGGATTCGAACCTACGCGTGCGAACACAATGCCTATGATGACTCGGAGGAGATAGCAGGGCATCGCCTTAACCACTCGGCCACGTTGTCCTGAGTTCGTTGGACAGCAATCGTCCGATTGAGAGCATATGACACATGGGTTACCGATGGATCACGCGTGAGACATGTCAAAGGAGTActgagatatatatatatgcaAACGCGTAATACTGAGTTTGTGTTATTGATTCGCGAAAAAGTCCAGATTTTGGGTGGTTTTTGTCGGTTATTGCATGCACGCGTCACTGCGAGGACAAGGCCGAAAACGAACACGCCGCTGGCCCAAAGGCCCAAACAAGGTGGTGGGCACTTCGCCACGAACTCAATTCAAAGAAAGTGTAAAACAGAGATGTCTCAAAGCTTATCAAGCACGATGCACAATTGTTGGGATCAATTCTATTGCCAGCTCTGTTCTCATAGTGAGTAAAATGTTCATAATTCCATCTAAACCCCACTGAGGATGAATCTTGCCACCAATACTACGCTTCAGGCTTCTTAGCATAAGTAACGCAACTACAAACAGTTAGCCACAATCTCTCCCAGGATATAAAAACACTCACATGGGCCAATAAGCATGGATCTTTGGGTTATTCCAGTCCtgtctcagcttcatcaataaCACCTCTACCTCCTCACGGCTCCAGCCCAGTCCTCTCGTGAAAGGCGCCATAGTCAGCGCCTCCAGAGCAGAGGCTGCATTGACGTTGTTCCACTGGCCCAACTCCTTGtacttcttgtccttgggcCAATGGTTGGTAGGCCACTTGTAGCGcgtctcaacaacatccacgAATCCGACCTCTTTCAGCATATCCTTGAAGTTGGAGGTGCGTTCGAAAGAGCGGTTGAACTTTCCGGCTGCTTCGTCGAGAAGGCGGCACCATTTGTACATGGTATGGTCTTCCTTGAGGGTGCCATCGTCGCTGCCCATTATGACATCGACATCTTGCAGTTCAACATAACCGCCTGGAGCCAAGTTCCTGCTTGTGTCAGCATGGTTCTTTGATGAATGGTGAGAGTTGTTTTACTGGTAGATCTTGGTGAAGTACGACTTCCAGTTCTGAATGCTAAAGTTCATAAATCTGCTGTGAATAAAGTCGAACGGCTCGCTGTAAGTCCATTCctcgtcgatatcatcaatcTCGAAGCGAACGTTCGGTGGCACACTATGAATCATCAGTCTTATCCACGTTTGGCCATAAGCTTAACTCATACAAGTTCGGCTGGCTCGGCGAGAGGTCAACGCCAATGACCTGTTTTGTCAGCGGCTATTCTGGATAAGCTTTAATGACGTAGCTCACAGTTGCCTCGGGATGTTCGTCGCCAAAGTCAATCGCCCAGATACCGGTTCCAGTGCCAACATCGAGGACGCGCTTAACTTTGGAGTCGGGATGGTTAGGAGGGCTCAGACCGAGCTTGTTATCAAGAGTGAGCAAGAACAAGTTATGTTGCAGATCTGTGTTGTTATTGTTATTGTTATGCTATACTCGGCGGCATTTGAGGGTACATACCTAATCTTTCgttctcctcgtcatcgtttGGGAGATTGTATTCTGCGATTGGGGCACGTCAGTGACATGGCTTGTATAGTAGAGGAGCTACATACTGCCGTCTCGGAAAGCATGGTATGTTCTTCCATTTTCTTGACGGAAGTCAAgaattgagcttctcaagctgtCTGTGGAGGATGCATTATCCTATGCCATAAGATCAGCAACAAAGGCCTGTGAGCTGAGGGGCTGATCTCATACCGCACCAAGTGACGAGTCCGCGTCAGAGTGCTGTGGCCGTTAGTTCAGCTACCTAGCTTCAGTGGGTCGGTTGCAGCGGGAACTAACGTTATCGTCAGCGTCTACGACGGGATGCGCTTCAATAGTCGTCATTGTAGATCTTTGCACTCAAATTGCAAAAAGACCCCAAAACTATCGTGAAGTGTTTGTTTGTCTGTCAATTGGGAACTTAAATGCCGCATGTGGTACGCACATGATCCGAGCTTTAAAACCTGCattgttttctcttttctcctctgaTGCTGTGCTACAAAACTTACGACCAACATGCATGACACGAACCAACACAGAGTTGCAGACACTGCCAAGTATGTACATACCAAGCGCTGAGAAGTGGTTCCGGTGTCAGGCATTTGGACCTGTTCCGATTGGTGAGCGATGGGGCGTCACGGTGTCAAACCCCAAAGAGGTAGAGTTCACCGTTGGCCCCGAACCAAACAGAATATTGCAATAATGACAGCCACTCACCTCACTTGATACTTACAAATGGTTTTAATAAGTACGTCAAAAGGAATGGCCATATATTCCTCCATTAATAAACTGCGGTCACGTCTATGCTACCCAGAAATTCTTAGAAAGGAAGATAGAGGATATGTAATTCATCTgttgttttttcttttcaagATCTGGAATTATACTTCGAGCCAAGACAGTGGCGTTTGTTATGAAGCATGATGCCAGGTGGACCTCTCCTTAAATTGTTGCGTCATGATACAAGGCGCAACTCCTAACACGGCTATTGTTGCGGACATTGCAGCTAAAGTCCTTGCAATCCCACGTTGATATCGAGATAGATGTCTCTGGATCTTGGCCGCGAACCACTCAACACGACGCTGGAAATGACAATAAATGTGGTTCAAGGAAATCGCCAGTAGTCTCGGTCTGAAAGGAGTAGATAATGCAGAATAGGCCACAGAGTTATTTTGATGTCGTTCTTGAACTCATTTTACCCCTCCTTACTGAGACAGAACAGAATCCATATAAGGAGCCATAGATGATGGGACCTTCGTCCCATCCGCCTGGGAATAGACTTCCTCAAGTCTAACGCCTCTTGATGCCTTCGTGGAGAGGTCACTGCTGGAATGTGATGTTATGGATATGTTGAGACTGGAGCTTATTTCATCCCTCCACTATACAATATGACCTTGGCCATATCTCGGAGCACATGGAACTCAGGCATATTCTCCATACTAAGAATTTTTCATTTCAAAATAAAGGGCCGGTACTTGAAGGTAATAAGAGCTTGACTGCCCAGACTATGATTTTTATAGATCGCATCTGGAGATCTTTGGGGAGAAGTAGCCATCGCTTTCCTATCACTAACTCAACATAACGAGAATACTGTTGTTGTGTTTAAAATAAATGGCGGCGGCAAAATCGAAAATCGTATATACAAGAGCCGCAAGGGCATCAGCCAACACGAGGTATAGAGCCACATGCTGGTCATAAGGTTAAGCACTAGGCTGCCAACACGGGCGATTATGATCTTGTCTTCGCATATGCTAGCCTGTGCTAAAAATTGACTCAAATATAAGCCTTGGCGGCTGTGAAGGGTGAGAGACTGGTGGGTATAAAGTCCCGGCCGCCTTCGCATCCCTGACAGGCCATCGATTGAATCAGAAACACCACGACCAAGCGTCAATTTGCGACCGTAAGCTTCCTCAAAACCCTCAGACTTTGTCAGTACGCCTAAAAGCTAACTTTGTCATCCTTGAGGTCCCCATGAAACTCTCTACCACCCTCGCTTTTGGAGCTCTCCTCCTTGGCGATGTATCTGTTGCCCAACAATTCCAATTTCGCCCCGAGGTTCTCGAAAATAATACAACATGGCCCTTGAAAGGTGCCACACTGAAGACACCTGGTGGACCTAACGACCTACCTGATAAATGCCCAATGCGCAGGACCTCTTCTGTTGGCAGGTTCTTCGAAGGTGTTATCGGCACAAAGAAGCCCAAGTGCAAGCAGTTCGACATAGCTGCTGGAGAAACGCTCAGTGGATTCCCCCGTTTCCCTACCCGCCAGGTCCATGCATTCACCTTCCCCAACCAAACTTATGTCCTCCAACAAGATACGCCATCAGTCCGTGGCGAGAGGGTAGAATTAAAGAAAGGCATTTGGACTGAGATTCCAGGAGGTACCACTATTACATGCTATGAGGCGAATGATGGTGTACCGAACTGCGTGCTCAGAACTTGAGATCAGCTATGGTTGGACAAGATGAAATAGCACGGAAAACTATTAGATGTCAAAACCAGCCCTCATCAATTATATTGGGTGCCTTCAGGAACAAGGTCCTCACAGTGATGTCGCTTAGTTTCGAGGTATAACCAACAAATAAAATTCAAGCCTATGTGTGTTGATTTGTGTTTCCCCCCTCAGGCGTTGAGGTTTAAGCCTCTCTCAATCTCTCAACCTTATCACAGTGAATCCAAGAAGCTTATACCGGAGAAAGACATGCTACGCAGACTGGCAAATTCTCAGTTCTGCGCAGTTTAGAAAAGACGGATCGGAAGTCGACACTACAGGCAGAGGCATTTTGATCCTTCCCCTCACGGTATCACGAGTAGCATAAAAGATAGGAAGGACACAAGGCTGGGA
This genomic window contains:
- a CDS encoding hypothetical protein (EggNog:ENOG41) — its product is MSVSNMRWLYLGALGFIILWGTYQGIGVFFFCTPIQSFWDAGVKGRCLLAQPTIWLISGIVHIVTDFAIIVMPLPIVWKLQLPRSQKIYLSGIFGLGTLTLAIGILRVQWLDPVTDMTWWNVTAASWSMAEIVSGITCACLPTFKPLLVGIKNWLHRSDDGDSTICLQDQGSNELTGSTLAAFEGHGGVGTGPKVPTSIAMYGTQTNISA
- a CDS encoding hypothetical protein (EggNog:ENOG41) yields the protein MAYSNSNSDVFDVVVVGGGPVGLAAGYEVAKAGSTVMILEQNNFFNQAGSSGDLARMFRTMYTEEFMAKLAVEAMKHWDALEKDAGVSLRWMGGLLNFGDKDMGGDTPEGSLLGPKANLDKFGMFYKELTAAQIEEQYPFKNLDPKWIGLFAPDNGVINVQLLLRTLYSLAKDYGAQAKQHTQVKQLRPLDSDRSIWEVHAMVHDKEVKYLTKKIIITSGAYVNHVLKPSFSIGLRLEIWEMVATYFNTNPGPNGTIFPSMWFQFGPSVNGRSQLFYGFPALPWGPPNVVRIAVDAATRTIDDPSQRQANVLDPRDIQDTQDFVRDHVVGVDATVPASTVSCLQTNVFGKIIETLSLYMLIQVDNMFVLDFLPEKYLQGGAEKSIAIFTAGWAMKFVPTLGKALAEMALTGKSDYKLDEFSITRPAPKGKEIIVEDPVSINASAKKEATLSLSRSDCTQSQGSSCRSC
- a CDS encoding hypothetical protein (EggNog:ENOG41) gives rise to the protein MGGNNNTVGAYYAPKGGLPPQTQILTDRAMFTESYAVIPKGCFSDIVTSFLPFWEQTRLWVIARPLSGFAETFSQYIMEVQPGGGSDRAEMDDTAEGVLFVVEGEITVTLAGEAHTLSSGGYAFLPPKSGWTLRNNSSEPARFHWVRKAYESVPGLDAPEAFFANEKDIEPREMPDTNGAWATTRFVDPTDVRHDMHVNIVTFQPGGIIPFAETHVMEHGLYVLEGKAVYRLNQDWVEVEAGDFMWLRAFCPQACYAGGPGKFRYLLYKDVNRHAKLSR
- a CDS encoding hypothetical protein (EggNog:ENOG41), translated to MTTIEAHPVVDADDNDNASSTDSLRSSILDFRQENGRTYHAFRDGKYNLPNDDEENERLDLQHNLFLLTLDNKLGLSPPNHPDSKVKRVLDVGTGTGIWAIDFGDEHPEATPLTKQVIGVDLSPSQPNFVPPNVRFEIDDIDEEWTYSEPFDFIHSRFMNFSIQNWKSYFTKIYQNLAPGGYVELQDVDVIMGSDDGTLKEDHTMYKWCRLLDEAAGKFNRSFERTSNFKDMLKEVGFVDVVETRYKWPTNHWPKDKKYKELGQWNNVNAASALEALTMAPFTRGLGWSREEVEVLLMKLRQDWNNPKIHAYWPICVTYAKKPEA